GGATGAAAAAATTATAAATTATAAAAAAGAAATAGAAAAAGATCCATCAAATAGCGCTTTACATTCTGAGCTTGCTGACTGTTATGCCCGGAAGGGAGATTTAGAAGAGGCTATCTTAGAATATCAAAGAGCAATTGAGATAGATCCTTCAAAAATACTCACTGTAATGAGTAAAATGGAGGTTACTGTCTGGCGTGGACTATACGATGAGGCTGTTAGTATTTACCAGGAGTGGAAAGGAAAAATTACATCGAATGAACATAAAGTAATTGCCTCCTGGATTATATCTACTGCTTTAGCCTTATCTGGAAAACCTTTTGATGAATACATTGAACCTTTATTGGATGTGGGAATTAACATAAGTGGGACTGGGTACTCTCTGGAAGATATTCTGCCATATTTTTCTAAATTAATAGATGAAGGTATTTTTATGGATAGACTTATTCAGGCATGGGAACTTCATACATTATTCCAAAGACATTACGGGAAACCTGACTTAAAAAGTATAATCGAAGAAATAAAGAAAGCTTTGCCAGATGACTTTACAGTAAGGACACTGGCTATTACTGATGAGGGAGTTAAGGCAGAAATAGACAAGGTTTTACCAAAAGAGATCAAAGAAAATCTAATTGAGCTAATTGAGAAAGCAAAACCAACAAAGATTACAGAAACTCCTTTGGGTAAGACTCTCTTGAAGCGCGGGTTGATCTATCGGAGGCTTGATCGACCAAATATGGCTATCAAGGATTATACGACAATATTAATGTTTGATCCAAATAATAGTGAGATTTATATGTGTATAGGTGGGTGTTATGCCCAGAAGGGAGAATTTGAAAAAGCTCTTGTGGAATATAAAAGGGCTATTGAGCTAAATTCTTCAAATGTCATGGCATTACTTGGGAAGATGGAGGTGGAGATATGCTTAAAGAGATATGGAGATGCTCTACGCAGCTATAGAAGATTGGATCAGGAGAAAATTTCGCCAAAAGAGAGGGTAATTGCAACATATCTTTTCTATCTTGCTCTGGCTTTAGTTGGTGAAGGTTACCAGAGGTACATTGGGCATCTTGAGGATATGAATATCAAGATAAGAGAATGGCATGATTGGTGCAATGTAGAAATTGACCGCCACATTGCGAAACTTGAGGAAGAAGGATACATACCTAATCGAATTCAAGAAGCCCAAAAAATTCAATTTTTATTTAAAAGGCATTTTGAGGAATTTGACAAGGTAGGTGATGAAAGTGATAACAAAAAGGGATAAAGAGATAATCTTACAATGTGCTGAGAAATATAATGTTTCCTCTATCTTCTTATTTGGTTCATCAATTAAAACAGATAAAGAGTCAAATGATATAGACATTGGGGTAAAAGGGATAGAACCTCGGTTATTCTTCAAGTTTTATGCCGAGCTATTTAAATACTTATCAAAACCTGTTGATCTTGTAGATATGTCTAAGAAATCATTATTTAATGAGCTTGTGGAAGAAACAGGAGTAAGAATTTATGGGTAATCTATCTAAAGAAATCCTTGCAGAAAAAGAGAATGTAGAAATAGCATTAAGTAATCTTAGGGAGGCTATGGACAGAGAGGAGAAGTCGGTTGTTGAATTGGCAGCTATTGGTGCATTCCTTCATAATATTTACAATGGAATAGAGAATATTTTGAAACAAATTTTAAAGGCAAGAGATGTTGAGATACCAAAATCTGACACATGGCATAAAGATTTATTGAATCTTTCAATATCTCTTGGAGTTATATCAGAAAGGCTATCTGATGAACTTTATGAGTACCTAACTTTTAGACATTTTTTCGTTCATGCCTACGGATTTAGCTTGGAGGAAAGTCCGTTAGAGGATTTAGCTAATAATATTCCAGAGATTTGGTTGCAGTTTGTAGAAGAAATAAGAGAACTTTTTCAAAAGGAATAATTGTTAATGAGGAATAGATATTGCCAGACTTCAGATAACAGAGTGTTTCCAAAATTAGTCTCCTTATCAGTCGACTAACTTCGGAAACACTCGAACCGATAGCCAAAATGTCGCTTCGCTCGAACCCCTTTGGGGTTCGCATTTTGGTTATCGGGATGCGGATGAGCGAAAGGCGGAAGCTTTATGTAACTCAAAGGGAATTTTTGAAACCTGTTCCTGACAGGCTCAGGAAAAGGGAAGTTGCAAAGCGTCACTTCGGCTATCAGCGGCGGCGGGGAACCCACAGGGTGGGTCGCACGAAGTGGGTCGGGGCTGAAGCCAAAATGCCCACGACCCACTTCATGGGTACCCCGGGCACTTCGCTCATCCGCATCCCGTTAGATGAAATTGTGGCTTTAAAAACACTGAGATAGGAAGATAAGAATAATGATACTAAATGAAAAAGAAAAACTATCACTGAAAAAATTCAGAATGAAGATTGAGGAAGTATTATTAGGCAATCTTGTAGAGGTGAAGTTATTTGGTTCCAGAGCTCGTGGAGAGGCTCGGAAGGACTCTGATATAGATATATTAATAATAACTGCTGGTGGAGATTGGCATATTAGAAATGTGATATATGACATAGCTACTGATATACTTCTTGAGGACGGAATTTGCATATCTCCAAAAGTCATTAACAAAAAGGAATAAGGTTATCTCTATAAAATAAAAACTCCTTTCATAAAGAATGTTATTCGAGAAGGAATCACAATATGAATAAAGATATACCTGAACATACTACTAAGGAATTGAACCGCGATAAAAAGGCCCTTCATGCAGCAAAGGTGCTAATGAAAGAAAGTCTATTTGAAGATTGTGTTTCAAGAGCCTATTATGCTGTCTTGCACGCAGCAAAAGCAGCTTTATCTTTGGCTGGGGTTGAATCAGATACACACAATGGCGTCCGAAGAATGTTTGGTCTACATCTGGTGAAAACAGAAAAGATAGAGAAAGAATTTGCGAAAATACTTACAAGGGAACAAGAGGATAGAGAAATTGGAGACTATGAAGTCGGTATAGAGATAGAAGAAGATATAGCAAGAGAAAGAATTGAAGAAGCAGAGAAGTTTGTTCATAGAATTGAGCAATATATTCATGGATTGAATGAATGACAAAGAAAGAGCCCCAACTTCATCTAACAGAGCATTTACGGCTTTGCTTCGCTTCGCCTAACTTGCCTCGCAAGTTCGTAAATACTCAAACCGTTAGGCGAAATTGCTCGGACGCAAAGATATGCCTCTCCCTAAAGGTAGACTTAAGGAAATAGAGAGCAAAAGAGAGGAAGTATTTTATTCGTTGTTGCCTGGTATTAAAGGGATTGCGGAAACTGTTTACTGACTGCTGTAACATGCCTGTCAAAGGATGTCCGTCTTTGCATATTATCAAATTCCCATCAATAGAAAGAAATTGACAATATTTAAGGACTTTGTTATAATGAAATTATGAAAGACATTGGAAGTTCTGAAGGAATATTGGAAAAAAGATAAGCCTGAAAGGTGGCTTTTTGGCGGCGCAAGGAAAGAAAGATATTTATCAATTAGAAGCGTTCAGAAGATATTCGAGCAGACATGTGAAAAAGCAGGC
The nucleotide sequence above comes from bacterium. Encoded proteins:
- a CDS encoding HEPN domain-containing protein produces the protein MNKDIPEHTTKELNRDKKALHAAKVLMKESLFEDCVSRAYYAVLHAAKAALSLAGVESDTHNGVRRMFGLHLVKTEKIEKEFAKILTREQEDREIGDYEVGIEIEEDIARERIEEAEKFVHRIEQYIHGLNE
- a CDS encoding nucleotidyltransferase domain-containing protein, producing the protein MILNEKEKLSLKKFRMKIEEVLLGNLVEVKLFGSRARGEARKDSDIDILIITAGGDWHIRNVIYDIATDILLEDGICISPKVINKKE